CCCCGGCATCGCGGAAGGCCTGACTGGCTTCCTTGCCGTTCTCGACCTTGAGCTCGAACGAGTGAAACGCCTGGCCGATCTTGCTCGCCATCCGCGCATAGGGCTTGGTCATGTCCTCCGGATTGCGCGGCGCCATCGGCTCGACCATGTGGTTCGCCACGTAGAGCAGCGCGCAGTCGCGGTCCTCGGCGGGGAAGTAATTTTCGGCGAAGACCAGCCCGCCCAGCGCATCCTGGTAGAGCAACCGGCAGGCGTAGATGTCTGTGGTCGCATGGATCGTGTGGATGATCCGCGGAACGTGGATGCGGCCGGCCATGGTCTTCTCTCCCGATGATTCGCCCCGGTCTTACATTTCGGCACAGCGGTTTCAAATCGTCACGCGCGCCGCGCAGGCGATGCTTGAGGCCAGCCTCAAGCCGGCGAGATATCGAAATGCATGACATCCTCGCGCGTGCCGAGCTTGGTGTAGAGCGCGACGGCAGGATCGTCGCCGTAGTCGGCTTGGACGTAGATGACCCAGGCGCCGATCTCGCCGGCGATCCGCTGCAGTTCGGCAATCAACGCCGTGGCGATGCCTTCGCGGCGACGGTGCTCGGCGACGGCGAGGTCGTAGATGTAGATTTCCTTCCGCGCCTGCTCGAACTTGCGCAGCACATAGGCCGCGAGCGCGCCGACAGGAGCCTCGCCATCCCGCGCGGCGAGGAAGACGAAGTCCGCGCTGCCGAGCAGATCGCCAAGCCAGGCATCGTCGGGCTGATTGCCAGAATATGTCTCGCGCTCGTCGAACACCTCGCCGAACAGGTCGAGCGCGCGGCGCGCAAAAGCAATGTCGCCCGCCTTGCAGCGGACGACATTGAAATTTCCAGCCATGTCAGCGGGAAAGAAGCGGCTTTTAGGCCGCCTCTTCCTTGCCCTTGAGCACGCGGACCGGGTCCTTGCGGCCCTCGACCACGTCGCCATCGACGACCACTTCGGCGATGCCTTCCTCGGTCGGCAGGTCGAACATGGTGTCGAGCAGGATCGACTCGACGATCGACCGCAGGCCACGCGCGCCGGTCTTGCGGGCGATGGCCTTGTTGGCGATCGTCTCGAGCGCGTCGTCGGTGAAGGTCAGCGACACGTCCTCGAGCTCGAACAGCTTCTGGTACTGCTTGACCAGCGCGTTCTTCGGCTCGCGCAGGATCTTGACCAGCGCCTCGACGTCGAGGTCTTCCAGCGTCGCGATCACCGGCAGACGGCCGACGAATTCGGGGATCAGGCCGAACTTCAGCAGATCCTCGGGCTCGGCTTTCTGGAGCAACTCACCCACGCGGCGCTTGTCCGGATCGGCGACATGCGCGCCGAAGCCGATCGAGCGCTTCTGCAGGCGGTCGGCGATGATCTTGTCGAGGCCGGCGAAAGCGCCGCCGCAGATGAACAGGATGTTGGTCGTGTCCACCTGCAGGAATTCCTGCTGC
The window above is part of the Novosphingobium sp. G106 genome. Proteins encoded here:
- a CDS encoding AAC(3)-I family aminoglycoside N-acetyltransferase; the protein is MAGNFNVVRCKAGDIAFARRALDLFGEVFDERETYSGNQPDDAWLGDLLGSADFVFLAARDGEAPVGALAAYVLRKFEQARKEIYIYDLAVAEHRRREGIATALIAELQRIAGEIGAWVIYVQADYGDDPAVALYTKLGTREDVMHFDISPA